The Anopheles stephensi strain Indian chromosome Y unlocalized genomic scaffold, UCI_ANSTEP_V1.0 chrY33, whole genome shotgun sequence genome has a window encoding:
- the LOC118515212 gene encoding HMG box transcription factor BBX-like: MLQNSAFGTPMLDGKPVLPEIYSHHQTVDKLDIVAEPQQLTIYNNNNADIAYRNSSSILAPPRYAVERSTPTVEHDGWYGRLLDHTNYTRHTPEPAAHDVQPLKTENNTSQRNDEITPNAADGEEVLIGTCQQHMVPHAQTPAEEVTQPQDNIAATVACRPKKKAGQRRPMNAFILFCKRHWSVLKEHYPEENRETTKKLGKWWKNATAKQKKPYQLLAEKNKTKFLDVNPGFRWCKSSTMASCDKNVDDEPVLSEVKTEPMETEPEATLSPDLLEAAQALLSLRGSVEDRRPLTTFKLADDSDMESLNKLCVETRQCGDRADAGQPWKPRYNRVSESDQCSTGVGNVPDQVNDGTESTTRAARSCKAKRYYDFMSHMYPSVQAKRATSSKKTQKAHNDCTSRNRESNTGCLVEPTDKEALNKNLEQELDKELMNIPALSIDLFRAIQNNEKRTNLPCHLASGSKATTKIFMRPSSPEATKCTCTSIHVQCTSISTTDYTSHQSRRLPEAEATARKNNPVCPTQD, encoded by the exons ATGCTACAAAACAGTGCCTTCGGGACACCGATGCTGGACGGCAAACCGGTACTGCCTGAGATTTACTCCCATCATCAAACAGTGGACAAACTGGACATCGTCGCAGAACCTCAACAGCTCACGATCTACAACAACAATAATGCGGACATAGCCtatcgcaacagcagcagtatccTCGCACCTCCAAGATATGCCGTCGAGAGATCAACTCCAACCGTCGAACACGATGGCTGGTATGGCCGTCTGTTGGACCATACAAACTACACACGGCACACGCCGGAACCAGCAGCGCACGATGTTCAACCATTAAAGACTGAGAACAATACATCACAGCGCAACGACGAGATTACTCCGAATGCTGCCGATGGTGAGGAGGTGCTTATTGGAACGTGCCAGCAGCACATGGTGCCACACGCCCAAACGCCGGCCGAGGAAGTCACACAACCGCAAGACAACATCGCGGCTACTGTGGCGTGCAgaccgaagaagaaggcagGACAGCGGCGGCCAATGAATGCGTTCATCCTTTTTTGTAAACGGCATTGGTCAGTGTTGAAGGAGCACTACCCGGAGGAAAACag GGAAACCACAAAAAAGCTTGgcaaatggtggaaaaatgcaacagcgaaacagaaaaaaccctACCAGCTGCTGGCGGAAAAG AACAAAACTAAGTTTCTGGACGTTAATCCAGGATTCCGGTGGTGCAAAAGTTCCACCATGGCGTCGTGTGACAAAAACGTTGATGACGAACCAGTTTTGAGTGAAGTAAAGACTGAGCCAATGGAGACCGAACCGGAGGCAACCCTATCGCCTGATCTATTGGAGGCGGCCCAAGCTTTGTTGAGCTTGCGTGGAAGCGTCGAGGATCGCCGTCCGCTCACTACGTTCAAGCTGGCGGATGATTCGGACATGGAAAGCTTAAACAAACTTTGCGTCGAAACGCGCCAGTGCGGTGATAGAGCAG ATGCGGGACAGCCTTGGAAGCCACGATACAACCGAGTTTCCGAATCAGATCAATGTTCCACTGGTGTTGGTAATGTcccggatcaggttaatgatgGTACCGAAAGCACAACTCGTGCTGCTAGGTCTTGTAAGGCCAAGCGGTACTATGACTTTATGAGTCATATGTACCCGAGTGTGCAGGCCAAACGTGCCACTAGCTCGAAGAAAACGCAGAAGGCGCACAATGATTGTACCAGTCGGAATCGCGAGTCAAACACGGGATGTCTAGTGGAACCCACAGATAAAGAAGCATTGAACAAAAACCTGGAACAGGAACTAGACAAAGAGCTTATGAACATACCCGCGCTTAGTATCGATCTTTTCCGTGCCATTCAGAACAACGAAAAAAG AACAAATCTTCCCTGCCATCTAGCGTCTGGCTCGAAAGCCACAACAAAGATTTTCATGCGGCCATCGTCTCCGGAAGCTACTAAATGTACATGCACATCGATACATGTACAATGTACATCGATTAGTACAACCGACTATACAAGCCACCAATCCCGTCGGTTGCCGGAAGCGGAAGCAACCGCGAGAAAGAATAATCCGGTATGTCCTACCCAGGACTGA